CTTCATTCTtattccttctttttctatatattatattccACATAGCAAGTTTATTAATTagtgaacaaaaaaaattatgttaattatgtttatttttggaTCTAAATAGGTTTATGAGGATGAATCACAAGGCATAATTTGCTACCAAGATGAGAATGGAGAAATAATTTGTGAAGGGTATGATGAAGGACCTCGTTATCAACATCCTTTTAGGCCAACCTGTCATCCGAGGTAAACAGAACTGTCATAAAATcacttatttcaaaattttaagctGTTTGACAGAAATacataaatagttatatatcTGATCGTAATTCAACAATTTGTTTTGTTTAGGGATGTTGAAATTATGAATCTTTTTCTAAGACAAAGTGGAATTCAGATTGTTAAAGGGGAagaaatcaatttcaatcatggTGAAGTTGAAGGTGTTATTAGTCTAAAAGAAGATTTAAACTTGAATGGCTTTTCTTAGTGTTAGTTAGTGTGTATGTTTTTTAAGAAAGGCATGTAAGAAAGAGCATATATGCATAGAAGGTTTGTTCCTCCAGCATAGTTTCATGCAAGTTGTACaaatgttaataataataacaatgacaATGCCTTTCTTAgtggtttttctttttcatttagtAGTGTATGTAATGGNNNNNNNNNNNNNNNGAATAACTCTCTTAGCTTTTAAGGTTTAGTGCGTGTATaagaaagaatttaattttgatgtagtgTCACACATGcatttaattacataatattatatcagtaaaaataactatttttatattaacgGTGTGAATAGTTATCTAAAAGAATAGATACGATTGCACCGTTGTATAAAATACTTTATACGGTTAGTtagtgcattaaaattaaactcaatataATTTAGAGAAACAAAACTAATGCCATGTTTCTTAGTAAAttgtaaaaagaataaaaataaaagagataatAATCGAATTGATAGAGATTATTAAAATAAGGATTGAacgaaaattattaattaatatttgctTAAATAAGTTTTGGTCTTTATAAAATAtgcatatttttgttttatttcataTAAATTGTGTTTTTTGAGTTTGGTctacgaaaattttaaaattgtctatTTTAGTCTTACcgttaatttattttgtttagtatTAACGTGATAGGTTAAGGGTCCGTTTGAAAACTttagaagtaatttttttaacttttgacttataaaaagtagtagtattaatgtctggtgcaatttttaaaactaaattgcaACTTTCTAAGAAGCTATTTAGGAGTTTacagagaagttaaaaaaaatgacttctctcataatacttctacttttcatcatatttctataaaataaacacttttagagttaaaaatccaaacacaaaataatttatttataagttacttttaataGAGTCATTTATTGTCtaagttattttatcaaaaagaaCTTAATTAAGTTGGTTACCCAAACTAAGCTTAATACCGATGTGTATTTTATAGATATTAAAGTTTATTTAAATCTTAATAATTGCTAAAACTTTAACTTTGAAAGATGCTAATTATTTATGGACATAAGAGAGATTTTAGAAAAGGAAAGTGGAAGAATGATGACTTCCTAATCACGAAGCAAAAGCATTATTTATGTGCATGCGTCaatgtattatattattttctctTGAATAAATGAAGGatcttactattttattttgtcaataaATCACCCATTTATGTGAACACATAGACTTTGACAATGGTAACATCAAATATCTTATCTCACCAAAATGTgaaagaagagttggttgaagtccttcttgataattgttatttttacCATAACCTTTTATTGTTCTtgcaataaattattattgaaaat
This sequence is a window from Arachis duranensis cultivar V14167 chromosome 2, aradu.V14167.gnm2.J7QH, whole genome shotgun sequence. Protein-coding genes within it:
- the LOC107473208 gene encoding uncharacterized protein LOC107473208, whose product is MAVNCSSAQISIKKYGSFLKHGNKDLMPKQSYVPQKKGQQVGGALPLRITASSIKNKVYEDESQGIICYQDENGEIICEGYDEGPRYQHPFRPTCHPRDVEIMNLFLRQSGIQIVKGEEINFNHGEVEGVISLKEDLNLNGFS